The sequence tctcagtcaattcactctcagccaattcactctcagcccattcactctcagtcaattcaatctcagtcaattcactctcagtcaattcatcctcagtcaattcactctcagccaattcactctcagtcaattcaccctcagtcaattcactctcagtcaattctccctcagccaattcactctcagtcaattcactctcattcaattcaATCTCAGACAATTCAatttcagtcaattcactctcagtcaattcactctccatcaattcaccctcagtcaattcaatctcagtcaattcatcctcagtcaattcactctcagccaattcactctcagtcaattcaccctcagtcaattcactcgcagtcaattcaccctcagtcaattcacccccaTTCAATTCACTCTCTGACAATTTAGTCTCtgacaattcactctcggtcaattcactgtcagtcaattcactctcagtcaattcatcctcagtcaattctccctcagacaagacactctcagtcagtgcactctcagtcaattcaccctcagacaattcactctcagtcaattcaccctcagttaattcaccatcagtcaattcaatctcaaccatttcaatctcagccaattcaccctcagtcaattcactctcagtcaattcactctcagtcaattcaatctcagtaaattcctcagtcaattcactctcagccaattcactctcagccaattcactctcagtcaattcaccgtcagttaattcaatctcagtcaattctccctcagtcaattcattctcaatcaattcaccctcagacaattgacactcagtcaattcaccctcagtcaattcaccatcagtcaattcatcaattctcccacagtcaattcaaactcagtcaattcaccctcagtcaattcaccctcagtcaaatcactcgcagtcaattcacactcagtcaatccatcctcagtcaattcactcgcacacaattgatcctcagtcaattcaccctcagtcaattcaccgtcagtcaattcaccttcaaacaagacactctcagtcaattcactatcagtcaattcaccctcagtcaattcaccctcagtcaattcattctcAGACAACTCCCTTTCAGTCAATTCACACTCTGTCAATTCAGCCTCAATCaatttaccctcagtcaattcactcccagtcaattcaccctcagtcaattcaccctcagtcaattcaccctcagacaagacactctcagtcaattcactctcagtcaattcactatcagtcaattcaccctcagtcaattcaccctcagtcaaatcaTTCTCAGACAACTCCCTTTCAGTCAATTCACACTCTGTCAATTCAGCCTCAATCaatttaccctcagtcaattcactcccagtcaattcaccctcagtcaattcaccctcagacaagacactctcagtcaattcaccctcagtcaatttaccctcagtcaattcaccctcagtcaattcaccctcagacaagacaatctcagtcaattcaccctcagtcaattcaccctcagtcaattcaccctcagtcaattcagcctcagtcaattcaccctcagagaactcactctcagtcaatttaccctagtcaattcactcccagtcaattcaccctcagtcaattcaatctcagtcaattcactctcaaccaattcactctcagtcaattcactctcagtcaattcactctcagccaattcactctcagtcaattcaatctcagtcaattcatcatcagtcaattcactcagtcaattcaccctcagtcaattcaatctcagttaattcactctcagccaattcactctcagtcaattcatcctcagtcaattcactctcagtcaattcactctcagtcaattcaccctcagtcaattcactctcagtcaattcaccctcagtcaattcaatctcagttaattcactctcagccaattcactctcagtcaattcatcctcagtcaattcactctcagtcaattcactctcagtcaattcaatctcagtcaattcactctcagtcaattcaatctcattcaattcatcctcagtcaattcactctcagcgaattcactctcagtcaattcactctcagtcaattcactctcagtcaattcaatctcagtcaattcactctcagccaattcactctcagccaattcactctcagtcaattcaatctcagtcaattcatcatcagtcaattcactcagtcaattcaccctcagtcaattcaatctcagttaattcactctcagccaattcaccctcagtcaattcatcctcagtcaattcactctcagtcaattcactctcagtcaattcaccctcagtcaattcactctcagtcaattcaccctcagtcaattcaatctcagttaattcactctcagccaattcactctcagtcaattcatcctcagtcaattcactctcagtcaattcactctcagtctattcaccctcagtcaattcactctcagtcaattcaccctcagtcaattcatactCAGTCAatccatcctcagtcaattcaccctcagtcaattcaccgtcagtcaattcaccttcaaacaagacactctcagtcaattcactatcagtcaattcaccctcagtcaattcaccctcagtcaattcattctcAGACAACTCCCTTTCAGTCAATTCACACTCTGTCAATTcagcctcaatcaattcactcttagacaattcactcccagtcaattcaccctcagtcaattcaccctcagtcaattcaccctcagacaagacactctcagtcaattcaccctcagtcaatttacccgagtcaattcactcccagtcaattcaccctcagtcaattcaatctcagtcaattcaccctcagtcaattcactcgcagtcaagtcaccctcagtcaattcaccctcagtgaaatcaccctcagtcaattcactgtcagtcaattcaccctcagtcaattcaccctcagtcaattcaccctcagacaattcactctcagtcaattcaccctcagtcaattcactcgcagtcaattcaccctcagtcaattcaatctcagttaattcaccctcaatcaaatcagtcgcagtcaattcacactcagtcaatccaccctcagtcaattcaccctcagtcaattcaccctcagtcaattcactctcagtcaattcaccctcagtcaattcactcgcagacaattgatcctcagtcaattcaccgtcagtcaattcaccctcaaacaagacactctcagtcaattcactatcagtcaattcaccctcagtcaattcaccctctgtcaattcaatctcagttaattcactctcagccaattcactctcagccaattcactctcagtcaattcaatctcagtcaattcctcagtcaattgaccctcagtcaattcaccctcagtcaattcaatctcagtcaattctccctcaatcaattcactctcagtcaattcaccctcagacaattgacactcagtcaattcaccctcagtcaattcaccctcagttatttcactctcagtcaattctcccacagtcaattcaaactcagtcaattcaccctcagtcaattcaccctcaatcaaatcactcgcagtcaattcacactcagacaatccaccctcagttaattcaccctcagtcaattcaccctcagtcaattcactctcagtcaattcaccctcagtcaattcactcgcagacaattgatcctcagtcaattcaccgtcagtcaattcaccctcaaacaagacactctcagtcaattcactatcagccaattcactctcagtcaattcactctcagtcaattctccctcagccaattcactctcagtcaattcactctcagtcaattcaatctcagtcaattcaatttcagtcaattcactctcagccaattcactctcagtcaattcactctcagtcaattcaatctcagtcaattcactctcagccaattcactctccatcaattcaccctcagtcaattcaatctcagtcaattcatcctcagtcaattcactctcagccaattcactctcagtcaattcaccctcagtcaattcaatctcagtcaattcatcctctgtcaattcactctcagtcaattcaccctcagtcaattcactcgcagacaattgatcctcagtcaattcaccgtcagtcaattcaccttcaaacaagacactctcagtcaattcactatcagtcaattcaccctcagtcaattcaccctcagtcaattcattctcAGACAACTCCCTTTCAGTCAATTCACACTCTGTCAATTCAGCCTCAATCaatttaccctcagtcaattcactcccagtcaattcaccctcagtcaattcaccctcagtcaattcaccctcagacaagacactctcagtcaattcaccctcagtcaatttaccctcagtcaattcaccctcagtcaattcaccctaaaACAagacaatctcagtcaattcaccctcagtcaattcaccctcagtcaattcagcctcagtcaattcaccctcagagaactcactctcagtcaatttaccctagtcaattcactcccagtcaattcaccctcagtcaattcaatctcagtcaattcactctcaaccaattcactctcagtcaattcactctcagtcaattcactctcagccaattcactctcagtcaattcaatctcagtcaattcatcatcagtcaattcactcagtcaattcaccctcagtcaattcaatctcagttaattcactctcagccaattcactctcagtcaattcatcctcagtcaattcactctcagtcaattcactctcagtcaattcaccctcagtcaattcactctcagtcaattcaccctcagtcaattcaatctcagttaattcactctcagccaattcactctcagtcaattcactctcagtcaattcactctcagtcaattcaatctcagtcaattcactctcagtcaattcaatctcattcaattcatcctcagtcaattcactctcagctaattcactctcagtcaattcactctcagtcaattcactctcagtcaattcaatctcagtcaattcactctcagccaattcactctcagccaattcactctcagtcaattcaatctcagtcaattcatcatcagtcaattcactcagtcaattcaccctcagtcaattcaatctcagtcaattcatcatcagtcaattcactcagtcaattcaccatcagtcaattcaatctcagttaattcactctcagccaattcactctcagtcaattcatcctcagtcaattcactctcagtcaattcactctcagtcaattcaccctcagtcaattcactctcagtcaattcaccctcagtcaattcaatctcagttaattcactctcagccaattcactctcagtcaattcatcctcagtcaattcactctcagtcaattcactctgagtcaattcaatctcagtcaattcactctcagtcaattcaatctcattcaattcatcctcagtcaattcactctcagctaattcactctcagtcaattcactctcagtcaattcactctcagtcaattcaacctcagtcaattcactctcagccaattcactctcagccaattcactctcagtcaattcactctcagtcaattcaatctcagtcaattcaccctcagtcaattcaccctcagtcaaatcactcgcagtcaattcacactcagtcaatccaTCCTCAGTcagttcaccctcagtcaattcaccctcagtcaattcactctcagtcaattcaccctcaatcaattcactcgcagacaattgatcctcagtcaattcaccctcagtcaattcaccgtcagtcaattcaccttcaaacaagacactctcagtcaattcactatcagtcaattcaccctcagtcaattcaccctcagtcaattcattctcAGACAACTCCCTTTCAGTCAATTCACACTCTGTCAATTcagcctcaatcaattcactcttagacaattcactcccagtcaattcaccctcagtcaattcaccctcagtcaattcaccctcagacaagacactctcagtcaattcaccctcagtcaatttacccgagtcaattcactcccagtcaattcaccctcagtcaattcaatctcagtcaattcaccctcagtcaattcactcgcagtcaagtcaccctcagtcaattcaccctcagtgaaatcaccctcagtcaattcactgtcagtcaattcaccctcagtcaattcaccctcagtcaattcaccctcagacaattcactctcagtcaattcaccctcagtcaattcactcgcagtcaattcaccctcagtcaattcaatctcagttaattcaccctcaatcaaatcagtcgcagtcaattcacactcagtcaatccaccctcagtcaattcaccctcagtcaattcaccctcagtcaattcactctcagtcaattcaccctcagtcaattcactcgcagacaattgatcctcagtcaattcaccgtcagtcaattcaccctcaaacaagacactctcagtcaattcactatcagtcaattcaccctcagtcaattcaccctctgtcaattcaatctcagttaattcactctcagccaattcactctcagccaattcactctcagtcaattcaatctcagtcaattcctcagtcaattgaccctcagtcaattcaccctcagtcaattcaatctcagtcaattctccctcaatcaattcactctcagtcaattcaccctcagacaattgacactcagtcaattcaccctcagtcaattcaccctcagtcaattcactctcagtcaattctcccacagtcaattcaaactcagtcaattcaccctcagtcaattcaccctcaatcaaatcactcgcagtcaattcacactcagtcaatccaccctcagtcaattcaccctcagtcaattcaccctcagtcaattcactctcagtcaattcaccctcagtcaattcactcgcagacaattgatcctcagtcaattcaccgtcagtcaattcaccctcaaacaagacactctcagtcaattcactatcagtcaattcaccctcagtcaattcaccctcagtcaattcattgtcagacaactcactctcagtcaattcacactctgtcaattcagcctcaatcaattcactcttagacaattcactcccagtcaattcaccctcagtcaattcaccctcagtcaattcaccctcagacaagacactctcagtcaattcaccctcattcaattcaccatcagtcaattcaccctcagacaagacactctcagtcaattcacgctcagtcaattcaccctcagtcaattcaccctcagtcaattcagcctcagtcaattcaccctcagacaactcactctcagtcaatttacactctgtcaattcagcctcagtcaattcaccatcagtcaattcactctcagtaaatttacccgagtcaattcactcccagtcaattcaccctcagtcaattcaccctcagtcaattcaatctcagttaattcactctcagccaattcactctcagccaattcactctcagtcaattcaatctcagtcaattcatcctcagtcaattcatcctcactcaattcactctcagtcaattcactctcagtcaattcaccctcagtcaattcactctcagtcaattcaccctcagtcaattcaatctcagttaattcactctcagccaattcactctcagtcaattcaccgtcagtcaattcaccctcaaacaagacactctcagtcaattcactatcagtcaattcaccctcagtcaattcaccctcagtcaattcattgtcagacaactcactctcagtcaattcacactctgtcaattcagcctcaatcaattcactcttagacaattcactcccagtcaattcaccctcagtcaattcaccctcagtcaattcaccctcagacaagacactctcagtcaattcaccctcattcaattcaccatcagtcaattcaccctcagacaagacactctcagtcaattcacgctcagtcaattcaccctcagtcaattcaccctcagtcaattcagcctcagtcaattcaccctcagacaactcactctcagtcaatttacactctgtcaattcagcctcagtcaattcaccatcagtcaattcactctcagtaaatttacccgagtcaattcactcccagtcaattcaccctcagtcaattcaccctcagtcaattcaatctcagtaaattcactctcagccaattcactctcagccaattcactctcagtcaattcaatctcagtcaattcatcctcagtcaattcatcctcactcaattcactctcagtcaattcactctcagtcaattcaccctcagtcaattcactctcagtcaattcaccctcagtcaattcaatctcagttaattcactctcagccaattcactctcagtcaattcatcctcagtcaattcactctcagtcaattcactctcagtcaattcactctcagtcaattcaatctcagtcaattcatcctcagtcaattcactctcagtcaattcactctcagtcaattcaccctcagtcaattcaatctcagttaattcactctcagccaattcaccctcagtcaattcaccctcagtcaattcaatctcagtcaattcactctcagtcaattcaatctcattcaattcatcctcagtcaattcactctcagtcaattcaatctcagtcaattcaatctcagtcaattcactctcagccaattcactctcagccaattcactctcagtcaattcactctcagtcaattcaatctcagtcaattcactctcagtcaattcatcctcagtcaattcactctcagccaattcactctcagtcaattcaccctcagtcaattcactctcagtcaattctccctcagccaattcaccctcagtcaattcaccctcagacaattcactctcagtcaattcacccacagTCAATTCACTcgaagtcaattcaccctcagccaattcaccctcagtcaattcaccctcagacaattcactctcagtcaattcacccacagTCAATTCACTcgaagtcaattcaccctcagccaattcaccctcagtcaattcaccctcagacaattcactctcagttaattcacccacagtcaattcactcgcagtcaattcacactcagtcaatccaccctcagtcaattcaccctcagtcaattcaccctcagtcaattcactctcagtcaattcaccctcagtcaattcactcgcagacaattgatcctcagtcaattcaccgtcagtcaattcaccctcaaacaagacactctcagtcaattcactatcagtcaattcaccctcagtcaattcaccctctgtcaattcaatctcagttaattcactctcagccaattcactctcagccaattcactctcagtcaattcaatctcagtcaattcctcagtcaattgaccctcagtcaattcaccctcagtcaattcaatctcagtcaattctccctcaatcaattcactctcagtcaattcaccctcagacaattgacactcagtcaattcaccctcagtcaattcaccctcagtcaattcactctcagtcaattctcccacagtcaattcaaactcagtcaattcaccctcagtcaattcaccctcaatcaaatcactcgcagtcaattcacactcagtcaatccaccctcagtcaattcaccctcagtcaattcaccctcagtcaattcactctcagtcaattcaccctcagtcaattcactcgcagacaattgatcctcagtcaattcaccgtcagtcaattcaccctcaaacaagacactctcagtcaattcactatcagtcaattcaccctcagtcaattcaccctcagtcaattcattctcagacaactcactctcagtcaattcacactctgtcaattcagcctcaatcaattcactcttagacaattcactcccagtcaattcaccctcagtcaattcaccctcagtcaattcaccctcagacaagacactctcagtcaattcaccctcattcaattcaccatcagtcaattcaccctcagacaagacactctcagtcaattcacgctcagtcaattcaccctcagtcaattcaccctcagtcaattcagcctcagtcaattcaccctcagacaactcactctcagtcaatttacactctgtcaattcagcctcagtcaattcaccatcagtcaattcactctcagtaaatttacccgagtcaattcactcccagtcaattcaccctcagtcaattcaccctcagtcaattcaatctcagttaattcactctcagccaattcactctcagccaattcactctcagtcaattcaatctcagtcaattcatcctcagtcaattcatcctcactcaattcactctcagtcaattcactctcagtcaattcaccctcagtcaattcactctcagtcaattcaccctcagtcaattcaatctcagttaattcaatctcagtcaattcatcctcagtcaattcactctcagtcaattcactctcagtcaattcaccctcagtcaattcaatctcagttaattcactctcagccaattcaccctcagtcaattcaccctcagtcaattcaatctcagtcaattcactctcagtcaattcaatctcattcaattcatcctcagtcaattcactctcagtcaattcaatctcagtcaattcaatctcagtcaattcactctcagccaattcactctcagccaattcactctcagtcaattcactctcagtcaatttaatctcagtcaattcactctcagtcaattcatcctcagtcaattcactctcagccaattcactctcagtcaattcaccctcagtcaattcactctcagtcaattctccctcagccaattcaccctcagtcaattcaccctcagacaattcactctcagtcaattcaccctcagtcaattcactcgcagtcaattcaccctcagtcaattcaatctcagttaattcaccctcaatcaaatcagtcgcagtcaattcacactcagtcaatccaccctcagtcaattcaccctcagtcaattcatcctcagtcaattcactctctgtcaattcaccctcagtcaattcactcgcagacaattgatcctcagtcaattcaccgtcagtcaattcaccctcaaacaagacactctcagtcaattctctatcagtcaattcaccctcagtcaattcaccctctgtcaattcaatctcagttaattcactctcagccaattcactctcagccaattcactctcagtcaattcaatctcagtcaattcctcagtcaattgaccctcagtcaattcaccctcagtcaattcaatctcagtcaattctccctcaatcaattcactctcagtcaattcaccctcagacaattgacactcagtcaattcaccctcagtcaattcaccctcagtcaattcactctcagtcaattctcccacagtcaattcaaactcagtcaattcaccctcagtcaattcaccctcaatcaaatcactcgcagtcaattcacactcagtcaatccaccctcagtcaattcaccctcagtcaattcaccctcagtcaattcactctcagtcaattcaccctcagtcaattcactcgcagacaattgatcctcagtcaattcaccgtcagtcaattcaccctcaaacaagacactctcagtcaattcactatcagtcaattcaccctcagtcaattcacactctgtcaattcagcctcaatcaattcactcttagacaattcactcccagtcaattcaccctcagtcaattcacc is a genomic window of Pristiophorus japonicus isolate sPriJap1 chromosome 21, sPriJap1.hap1, whole genome shotgun sequence containing:
- the LOC139233561 gene encoding uncharacterized protein in mobD 3'region-like: MTENELTEGELTESELSECELPEAELTEGELTEGELSGELTEGELTEGKLTEGELTESVLSEGELTEGELTEGELTGSELTEGKLIEAELTECELTERELSENELTEGELTEECELTERELSENELTEGELTEGELTDSELTESVLFEGELTDGELTEGELTEDGLTEYELTEGELTESELTEGE